The genomic segment AACAgtagacattttaaaatagacaaaCTGCTTCCATCTAATATCAGGGGTTGCAGTATGAATAGGTTatgaaattagttttttaattaacagaattttgtAAATTACGTAAACAAGATCACTGAAACACTTTAAAGACCTTCACTTGTTGTAACTGTACATCATTTGCATATATATTGTCAGTGAAACAAGCAGGACAGGCAAGTGAAATCATTGAGATATAACAAATTTAAGCTAATAATAAAAGACAATTTATGTAAAATTGCCAAAGCACTGTATGCACACCAGTATTATTTTgctattatttatatcatatttaatgAATCTCATTTAaagtgagactttttttttttatttcagctctaGTTATATCcagttagttattttagtgcttcACCTTAAATTTATTACTGTTAGTTGCCAATGATacatttctattatttatatatatttttttttcattctatcatttactttatttaaattaacaaaaatgctTTAAATAGTTCTGGTCAATGACAATAACCCAGATGTacacgtgtacacacacacacacacacacacacacacacacacacaaaactcctGCTATTTCTCATTATTGCATGAGACAGGCTATCTGTAAAATGTCATGCTGTTCAGTGCTGCACAATTATTTGTACAATCAGTTCAGAGATACTGATGGCCTTGTTTATGCATGTCCTTGCAACATGCTTTCTGTCATTATGGCAAACACACTCTTAAGAACAGCAGATGCATATAGTATACTAAATACACACATGTACAAGActaaactcaaattgtgaaaggAGCActtcatcaaaaattaaaatactatCTTTCTAAACTGCGTATAGTCCATGGAAtacaaatattgtaaaataaaaattgatagTGGGTAAATTCTGATCTTGTTTTGTGTTGACTAttcatacaattaaaatattctgGTAATGTAAAAACTAAttgtacattgaaaaaaaaaacaacaacaacaaaaaaaacttttttttttaacagtttaatgtCACCGAGGACACAACTTAATAAATCAATACAAGAGTATTTTAACAGTAGACTCTGTTCAACGGATTGGATGAAAAGGCTCCACGATTTCAGCAAATGTCTTCGGTTCTGGTttgagaaagtgaaaaaaaaaaaaaaaaagaaagttgaaAGACAGAATATTGTGGCAACATTCATACATATAAAGAATGTCAAGACAGAAAATAACACACTATCATGTGGCAGGATTTCCAGATGCTGTTACCTTTCTCTGGAAATACATCAGGATGCAGCCGCATGTACTCTTTCATGTCCCTGTCCAATGTGGCATATTTATAATTCTCATACTTTGTAAGATGATAACCAATAAACCATCCAACTGTTATGAACAGCGCTTGGCGATGAACACCTGTATGTAAAAAGGAAAgtatataaaaagtataaaatatataaaacattagaaattaaaatatatgtttgcATAATCAACTGGAATGGTTGATGTTTAAGAATACAACTGACgttttaattttcattcaaaattgtcctttttttttttttttttttttttttggaaaagtaaAATTCACACTTATGCATTAAATCTGGTATTACTTCTGCATTCATTTTATATCACATTTTGCCATTTTAACTGGACCGGTCAGTTGGATAATATAGTGATATGCAAATTATATTAAGTCACAAGCAATGTTTATGGTTTAGCCCAAGTAACAAAGAATGCAACAGCAATTCCACTCGgtaataaaaatattagtatCCATGGTATTTTATAATGGTACCATATAAATATCAAGTTATATGAATGTGGTATTCATTTAGTAGCACACAAATGGTCACCATTATTGTACCACGGTGCCAACTACAGTTCATTTGTGCAAGAAAAGTCAACCACGAACGCatcaatttgttattattatgcaATTAAATTACAATATGTTGATGTTACacatataattcattataattgcATTGCTGTAGATGTGTTCTCACCGGCTTTGAGCGCAGGTCTGCGGTTTAAACTGTTGTGCAGCATCGCGGTCGCCCACCCGCACAGCCCGAACCACAATGAATTTCTGTTGACGATCCCCGGCGGAGGCAAAACCTTCGCTTCGTCAGGGAGAAGACCCATTTTGCCAAATAGCTGGCTCTTCTAAAGTAAGAATCCGTTTGACATTTAACTTTCCATATCACTTTCTAGAGGAAATCAAGGGCAATGTTTAGGCGGAAATGAAAACCGGTCCGGTCAGAAACACATGGCGGATTTACAAGTGTTCCGGAGAGAACATATGGATATTCTAAACATGAATATCGATTCTATGAACTAATTCAAGCTTTTCttgatatacatatattatagtattattattaaaactacatATAATGCATTTCAGGGTTACGTTACGTTTCCAGTCTTACAGTAGGCTACATTTATTCAAATGTGGATGGAACTAGAGATCAGAGCTAGATTTATATTGATGAtgaattatttgtatattatattgtaatgtattttatgtactgtaataataaaataaaatatgtttaaaagtaTGTGAATGTATCTTCAcggatttattgtatttttaaatgctatataCATAAAAACGTTGCGTTTTGCCATTTACACTGGTCTGGGACTACAAATCCCAGAATGCCGCCGCTATATTTCCTGGACTCGGCTTTCGCTGGGGAAGCAGCATGACGtcattcgcaaaaaaaaaaaaaaaaaaaaaaaagaggaaactcTGCTGCGATCATTGTGCAACACTGGAGCCGAAAATCTTCCGAGGTTGCTGTTGATTTGATTGCTATTATCGCTTAGATTAAAAGCCTGAAGAAAAGAGTGAATGCATTCGGAATAATAGAAACAGTGGGGAGAATCCCCTGCGTTTGGTAAGTGTAAAGATGATTTAATATGACCTTTAATGTGAAGAGCATCCTGCTAGCTAATGGAAAACATTGTGCCAGCTggttttattcaataataaaataaaatgtgcagttttaacTATTTATAAATGGTCTAAATGTAAAGGAAAATAATTAGGCCACATCTgtgttttttctacattttgttcTGCTCAGAGATATGGCATATCAGATTTCAGTGTTCTGCTTTGAGATATTGCACATCAGATATGTTTTCATTAACGTTATACCCAGTAGggatcttttttttctgttctatttAATATCCTTATTTTTCCCACATAGCACATATCACAAtccttatatttaatatataaggaACAGTGAAGTTATatttcatctgttttcaacatattgATTTCCGGATGAAAATGGAATACAGTTTGGAAGGTTTATTATTCACTCTATGAGAGGTAAAAAAAAGTTCTGCTCATGTTGTTGCAATATGTGTTAATGTGAGGTTTAACCAGcataaaaaagtttattaaacaatcttaatttaattaattgccaatatataaatgcataaataattgtgcaaaatgatcaaatataaatgtgactcTGAGCACAACCTCAACTAATAATTGTCTGtactgttaatttaaaaaaaaatatatatatatatattaattgcatacaaaattaacgtgatataaaatatatttgcagcggtgaataacaacaataataacagatAATTAAATTAGTAtagtattatttcttttttatttaaaatattatttacaaaacaacTGTGAGAAAATAATTTCTGCAGTGGTGATGACATCGATGTGTAATGTTGGAATGTTTATTCATGCAGCTAATTCAGTCAAActgtttattgaatcaaaaatttattttaaaaggtctGTTTGTGCTCAACTTTCAAATTTCAGTTTctcatttcttttacattttgtatGCCTGCATCCACCATAATTCTTAATTAGCTGTTGAAAGTTTGTTtgcgtgcatgcatgtgtgttgaCAGGCCTCTGAGAGTTGTtctttattccctgtgtttttaTTGCAGTTCTCTCAGCATCCTGCCATAGGCCTTGGCAACAGCAGCGTTTGAGCACATGCATAGCAGCTTCTCCTATAGCAACACTTCAGAAACAAACACTGTTAATGTGTGTAGTGAAATACAGAGGCAGATGCACTGTTGATCTAATAAATTAAAGAATGGGCAGAAAAAAATGGTCCCTAGAGACATCAGGCGTAGTTTATTCCCTCGTCTGTTCTCAGTAATAAATCACTGGTGTCACTGAAATGTTTGTTCTGTAAGGGCTCTTTTACTTCAAACAGTGTTTTATCAGAGGGATGTTGCTCAGTCATGTGTAGTTTGCATTCAGTTCTTAACACCCACATATTATccgcctgtctctctctctctctcttcatttatGTTCCCTTAGCTGAGCGTGAGGATGGAAGATTATGATTACTTATTCAAAATTGTGCTGATAGGAAATGCAGGAGTGGGCAAAACCTGCCTCGTCCGACGCTTCACTCAGGTATGTGGAATATCTCATTACATTACCTGTAATAATGCACCAAACACTAGAGGTTTGCCATGTGTCTATGTTTTCACTGATAATACTAATTTTATAATTGTTGTTGCATTAAAACTATTCTTTATCTTGCATTTCCTAGGGGCTGTTCCCTCCTGGACAAGGTGCCACCATTGGAGTTGATTTCATGATTAAAACTGTGGAAATAAAAGGAGTGAAAGTGAAGGTAGgtaagccactttagtttttgtttcattttgaggTAACTGTGTGGAAATTTAATTGGAATATAGTAGTTATTGCATATGCATGCgtgcataaataattaaataaataaatagtgactATAAGTACTTTCTATTTTTACTTgtagttttaattcatttaatgattattttttttagttttcagtgTAAATTTTCTATGaagttattttttgtcatttaaaaaaaaaactatacatataTGGAAGCCACATGCTGGGTCATAATTGCATTTGTcacattataattacattaaaatagcattaaatcattactttcagaaattatttgaaatattggcAAATAAAACAACCTGTGTTTTAGTTCTGCTCagttccacaacaaatcctttacatTTGACAGTATTCAGAACAAGAATGGAACAGATATGTATAAAACAAGCTATGACATTCAttctaaacaacatttattataagtGTCAaacctaaaataatttatttatagtgAAACTGAAACCGCCAGCACTACCAGTGTAGACAgtacgctatacaaataaacttacaTAATGAATATAAGACTCAGCATTGTTCAGATGATAAAAATAATGCTACTTATATTCAAGACAATACttgttttatatctttttttaacagtataaatGTGATTAATCTTGTCCTTGGAATGTAGCAAGCATCAATTTAGACTACTTGAACACTGACTGATTTAGcccttgtgtttgtgtttgcaccTCTGGGCCTTTTTCCGCATTTTAGTGCACTTCCTGCTATTAAAATAGACTGAAAGCTGTAGTTTGTTTTGGGTTCTGCTAGAAGTGCTAAGTGACTTCACTGATTATTTGATCCGATCATTCCCACAGCTCCAGATCTGGGACACGGCTGGGCAGGAGCGGTTCCGCTCAATTACCCAGAGTTACTACCGCAGTGCCAATGCCCTCATTCTCACCTACGACATCACCTGTGAAGATTCCTTCCGGTGCCTTCCTGAGTGGCTGAGGGAGATCGAACAGTATGCCAACAACCAAGTAGTGACAATCTTAGTAGGTAAGTATCCAAGTTTTTATTGAAACATtttctaatattaaaataaattatttgactTTTAGCTGTTCGTTTTTTAGCTAGAGTGATGATACCAATTTCAAAATCAATTGTATGTGTTAGACACATTGTCCTTTATGGGAGAAGGTCATGTtaccttaaagggttactccacctgaaaaatgaacattttgtcattaatcacttacccccatgtccttccaaaccctgTAGAAGCTTcattcgtcttcagaacacaattcaagatattttggatgacaaccgggaggcttgtgactgtcccattgactgccaagtaaataacagtgtcaaggtcaaATAAAGTATggaagacatcgtcagaatagtccatcagtggttcaaccgttacATTATGAAGCGACATGAAtaatttttgtacacaaagaaaagaaaaataatgactttattaaaaaatttgtCTCCTCTGCGTCTCTCCACCTCACCGTAGCAGCATTCTGGTGAATATCTGATGGACGCAAACTGCGTACGCTATTCTGTGTCACCCGTGACACAAAGATATATTTTCCTAGAagtatttacgctttgatttgaacagAAGAGCGTAAACTGCTGGCGTCCagcggatattctccaaaattgCACTACGGCTGAAccacagatggactattctgatgatgtttttcatacttttcttgaccttgacagtgtaatttacttggcagttaatgggacagtcacaagcctcccagttttcatcttAAATATCcaa from the Carassius gibelio isolate Cgi1373 ecotype wild population from Czech Republic chromosome A15, carGib1.2-hapl.c, whole genome shotgun sequence genome contains:
- the LOC128029515 gene encoding NADH dehydrogenase [ubiquinone] 1 subunit C2 — translated: MGLLPDEAKVLPPPGIVNRNSLWFGLCGWATAMLHNSLNRRPALKAGVHRQALFITVGWFIGYHLTKYENYKYATLDRDMKEYMRLHPDVFPEKEPKTFAEIVEPFHPIR
- the LOC128029527 gene encoding ras-related protein Rab-30-like — protein: MEDYDYLFKIVLIGNAGVGKTCLVRRFTQGLFPPGQGATIGVDFMIKTVEIKGVKVKLQIWDTAGQERFRSITQSYYRSANALILTYDITCEDSFRCLPEWLREIEQYANNQVVTILVGNKIDLADNREVHRQRAEEFAEAQSMLYLETSAKESDNVEKLFLDLACELIHEAKQNTLDNNDSTPMPGEGKNISYLSCCSIN